Genomic window (Megamonas funiformis):
GTGTAACTGCCACGACCTTGAGTTGCTGAACGTAAATCAGTAGCATATTTATATAATTCAGCTAAAGGAACTTGAGCTTCAATGATGCTGACATCGTGAGATGGGCTTTCAGTATTGATGATGCGACCACGTTTTGTATTGATACCACTGATTACATCACCCATATAATATTCTGGAATTGTGATTTTTAGAGTATAATATGGTTCTAAGAGTACAGGTTTGGCTTCAGGAATACCTTTTTTTATAGCAAGAGCTGCTGCTGTTTTGAAAGCCATTTCTGAAGAGTCAACAGTATGGTAAGAACCATCAAAGAGATTAACTTTGATATCAACCATTGGATAACCAGCTAAAATACCTGTTTGAAGTGTTTCACGAACACCTTTTTCTACAGCAGGAATATATTGACGAGGAACAGCACCACCTACAATAGTTTCAGTGAAAGTAACGCCACTGCCTAATTCACCAGGGCTAAATTCTAACCAAACATCGCCATATTGACCATGTCCACCACTTTGTTTTTTATGTTTTCCTTCAACTTTGCTAGTGCCACGGAGAGTTTCACGATAAGCGATAGCAGGCTGATAAAGTTTAGCTGTAACGCCAAATTTATTTAAGAGTTTTTCAATAGCTACATCAAGATGTAATTCACCTACACCACTGATAGTTAAATCGCCAGTTTCTGTATTTTTATAGATTGTTAAAGTAGGGTCTTCATCTACTAGACGAGTTAATGCATTACCAATTTTATCTTCGTCAGCTTTTTTATCTGCTTTGATTGCCATAGTAAACATAGAAGCAGGATGAGTAACAGGTTCATATTTGATAGGTTCTTCTTCATTACATAAAGTATCACCTGTTTTTGTTGCTTGAAGTTTGGTGATGATTACGATATCACCAGCATGAGCAATTTTTTGAGCTTGTTGGTTTTTACCACAAGCACTATAAAGACTGCTAATACGTTCAGTTTTTTCGCTAACGCTATTATATACAGAACTGTTTTCAATTAAAGTGCCAGATAAGATTTTTAAGTAACTAACTCTGCCGATGAACTGGTCAACAACTGTTTTAAATACATATCCGGAGAAAGCATCTTCTGTACGGCGTTCAATGAGTTCATTATTTTTTGGATTAATACCCATAGAAGCACGGAAATAAGGAGTTGGCATATATTCAATGATACTGTTCATTAATTGTCTAAAGCCAATACCTTTAGTAGCACTAC
Coding sequences:
- the fusA gene encoding elongation factor G, with the translated sequence MTEFNSTQLRNLALVGHGKSGKTSIAENCLFKCGTTNRVGKTDDGTSILDYEPEEVKRKMTIDSSLASCEWQGYKINFIDTPGYPDFTGEVKSAFTACESAIVVVSATSGIEIETDRAWKYAEELSLPRAIFINKMDREHADFYKVVEELRAHFGKGIVPIQIPIGSEASFQGVADLITMNTKVLIKNKDLIYEIPEYMKDEVDTARHMLMETCAEFNDELLEKYLEGEEITETEVAAALIEGIVNAKIFPVLCGSATKGIGFRQLMNSIIEYMPTPYFRASMGINPKNNELIERRTEDAFSGYVFKTVVDQFIGRVSYLKILSGTLIENSSVYNSVSEKTERISSLYSACGKNQQAQKIAHAGDIVIITKLQATKTGDTLCNEEEPIKYEPVTHPASMFTMAIKADKKADEDKIGNALTRLVDEDPTLTIYKNTETGDLTISGVGELHLDVAIEKLLNKFGVTAKLYQPAIAYRETLRGTSKVEGKHKKQSGGHGQYGDVWLEFSPGELGSGVTFTETIVGGAVPRQYIPAVEKGVRETLQTGILAGYPMVDIKVNLFDGSYHTVDSSEMAFKTAAALAIKKGIPEAKPVLLEPYYTLKITIPEYYMGDVISGINTKRGRIINTESPSHDVSIIEAQVPLAELYKYATDLRSATQGRGSYTMEFSHYEEVPAKISEQIIAENNK